From Providencia sp. R33, a single genomic window includes:
- a CDS encoding acyl-CoA thioesterase, giving the protein MSLLKFTKPHKIHFSECDPAGIVFYPQYFVMFNNLLERWVDTLIPQGFAGYILEQRFGLPTVHLEAEFKAISRMGDDVMLELVVERIGRKSLTLCQRCVSVAGELRMQVTQTYVTTSLVTHQAIPIPEALHQALTAQPAV; this is encoded by the coding sequence ATGAGTTTGCTGAAATTTACCAAACCCCACAAGATCCATTTCTCTGAGTGTGATCCCGCGGGGATCGTGTTCTACCCGCAATATTTCGTGATGTTCAATAACCTCCTTGAGCGTTGGGTCGATACGCTGATCCCCCAAGGGTTTGCAGGCTACATCCTCGAACAACGTTTTGGGTTACCCACCGTGCACTTGGAGGCAGAGTTTAAAGCCATTAGCCGCATGGGGGATGACGTCATGTTAGAGCTGGTGGTTGAGCGGATTGGGCGTAAATCACTCACACTGTGCCAACGCTGTGTCAGTGTGGCGGGCGAACTGCGTATGCAAGTGACACAAACTTACGTCACCACGTCGCTCGTCACGCACCAAGCCATTCCTATTCCAGAGGCCTTACATCAGGCACTCACGGCTCAGCCAGCGGTATAA
- a CDS encoding bifunctional salicylyl-CoA 5-hydroxylase/oxidoreductase: MNIVCIGGGPAGLYFGLLMKLQNPQNRVVVVERNRPFDTFGWGVVFSDATLNNLRQADPVSAQTISAEFSHWDDIDIHFNGVCNRSGGHGFIGIGRKKLLNILQDRCLELGVELVFETQVTDDQAIAREYNADLLIASDGINSAVRTRYETVFKPDIDPRRCRFVWLGTKKIFDAFTFLFAENEHGWFQVHAYQFQEGLSTFIVETTEETWLKAGIDQMSQEDGIAYCENLFAPWLDGEKLIANAAHLRGAAIWIRFPRVICDNWVHWTQPSAGKDVPVVLMGDAAHTAHFSIGSGTKLALEDAIELCESLNTTGGDLRKGLEHYQAVRSVEVLKIQNAARNSTEWFENVSRYENLAPEQFAYSLLTRSQRISHENLRVRDTAWLDNYEQWFAAQAGAPSKVPPMLTPFNVRNITLNNRVVASPTLLYSATDGVVGDFHTVHLGSRALGGVGLVMTEMTAIAPDARATLGCPGIWNDEQMAAWQRVTQFVHQNSAAKIGIQLGHAGRRGSTQRGWEQENHPLPSGNWPLVSASALAYLPNVSQMPAALTEAQMATVIDQFVAAAKRADRAGFDWLELQAGHGYLLSSFLSPLTNVRTDNFGGSLENRLRFPLAVIQAVRQVWSKPLAVRISTTDWVEGGTTVDEAVLMAEAMKQAGADLIDCSSGEVSSEQKPVYGRMFQTPMADRVRNEAGIPVIAVGAITDADQVNSIIAAGRADLCALSRPLLADPAWLLHECARHGWDVTWPAPYEYGRQQLLQQVKSNGR; encoded by the coding sequence ATGAATATTGTGTGTATTGGCGGGGGACCCGCTGGGCTGTACTTTGGGTTACTGATGAAGCTGCAAAACCCACAAAACCGCGTGGTGGTGGTTGAGCGTAATCGCCCGTTTGATACCTTCGGTTGGGGCGTGGTGTTCTCGGATGCGACACTCAACAATTTGCGCCAAGCTGACCCGGTGTCTGCCCAGACCATTTCCGCCGAGTTTAGCCATTGGGACGATATCGACATTCACTTTAACGGCGTCTGCAACCGCAGTGGTGGGCACGGCTTTATCGGCATTGGGCGTAAAAAGCTGCTCAATATCTTGCAAGACCGCTGCCTTGAGCTGGGGGTGGAGTTGGTGTTTGAAACCCAAGTCACCGACGACCAAGCCATTGCCCGCGAGTACAACGCGGACTTACTGATTGCCTCCGACGGCATTAACAGCGCCGTGCGTACCCGCTATGAAACCGTTTTTAAACCCGACATTGACCCGCGTCGTTGCCGCTTTGTTTGGCTAGGCACCAAAAAGATTTTCGACGCCTTTACCTTCCTGTTTGCCGAAAATGAGCACGGTTGGTTCCAAGTTCACGCTTACCAATTCCAAGAGGGTTTATCGACTTTTATCGTCGAAACCACCGAGGAAACGTGGCTCAAAGCCGGCATTGACCAAATGTCCCAAGAAGACGGTATTGCCTACTGTGAAAACCTGTTTGCCCCGTGGTTGGACGGGGAGAAACTGATTGCCAATGCGGCGCACTTACGTGGCGCGGCGATTTGGATACGTTTCCCGCGGGTGATTTGCGATAACTGGGTGCATTGGACACAGCCTTCGGCAGGCAAAGACGTGCCCGTGGTATTGATGGGGGATGCGGCGCACACCGCCCACTTCTCCATTGGTTCAGGCACCAAGCTGGCGTTGGAAGATGCGATTGAGCTGTGTGAAAGCTTAAACACCACAGGCGGCGATTTGCGCAAAGGGCTCGAACATTACCAAGCGGTGCGCAGTGTGGAAGTGCTGAAAATTCAAAATGCGGCACGTAACTCAACCGAATGGTTTGAAAATGTCAGCCGCTATGAAAATTTAGCGCCTGAGCAGTTTGCTTATTCATTACTCACGCGTTCTCAGCGCATTTCCCATGAAAATCTACGGGTTCGCGATACGGCGTGGTTGGATAACTACGAGCAGTGGTTTGCCGCACAAGCGGGGGCGCCGAGCAAGGTACCACCGATGCTGACGCCGTTTAACGTGCGAAATATCACCTTGAATAACCGTGTGGTGGCCTCGCCGACACTGTTATACAGCGCCACTGACGGCGTGGTGGGGGATTTTCACACGGTACACTTGGGTAGCCGTGCCTTGGGTGGCGTCGGGCTTGTGATGACCGAAATGACCGCCATTGCCCCAGATGCGCGTGCAACATTAGGTTGCCCAGGCATTTGGAATGATGAACAGATGGCGGCGTGGCAGCGTGTAACGCAGTTTGTCCACCAAAACAGTGCCGCCAAAATCGGCATTCAATTGGGGCATGCAGGGCGCCGTGGTTCAACCCAGCGGGGGTGGGAGCAGGAAAACCACCCGTTACCGAGTGGGAATTGGCCGCTTGTCTCGGCCTCCGCGTTAGCGTATTTACCGAACGTGTCGCAAATGCCAGCGGCTTTAACGGAAGCGCAAATGGCGACCGTGATTGACCAATTTGTGGCGGCGGCAAAACGGGCTGACAGAGCAGGCTTTGATTGGCTAGAGCTGCAAGCGGGTCACGGCTATTTATTGTCGAGCTTCTTATCGCCGCTCACCAATGTGCGCACCGATAACTTTGGCGGTAGCCTTGAAAACCGCCTGCGTTTTCCGCTGGCCGTCATTCAGGCGGTACGCCAAGTATGGTCAAAACCGTTGGCGGTGCGTATCTCCACCACCGATTGGGTGGAGGGGGGCACCACGGTGGATGAAGCGGTGTTGATGGCCGAGGCGATGAAACAAGCAGGGGCAGACCTGATTGATTGTTCCTCTGGGGAAGTCTCCTCTGAGCAAAAACCGGTGTACGGGCGCATGTTCCAAACGCCAATGGCTGACCGCGTGCGCAATGAAGCGGGTATCCCCGTTATCGCCGTGGGGGCCATCACCGATGCGGACCAAGTGAACAGCATTATTGCCGCGGGGCGTGCGGACTTGTGCGCCTTATCGCGTCCATTACTCGCTGACCCTGCGTGGCTGTTGCACGAGTGTGCCCGCCATGGCTGGGACGTGACATGGCCTGCGCCATATGAATATGGGCGTCAACAACTGTTACAGCAAGTCAAATCCAACGGGCGCTAG